Genomic segment of Drosophila takahashii strain IR98-3 E-12201 chromosome X, DtakHiC1v2, whole genome shotgun sequence:
AGAGGAAGAAGAGCAGGCTCATCATGAAGTACAAAGCAGGCAGAGGCATCTCGCCGGCCGACAGATAGTTGCCATTGTTGTTCTCCTCGATGTCCACCTGGAAAACCAGATAAAACATTAGTTACAGCTTTTCATTCGATTCTTTTGATGCTACTCACATTAAACGACATTATCTTAGAGCTGTGATAGTTGGGACAGGCGTGAAAGTACAAATTGTAGAGGCCCTCGTCGCGGGGCGTGGCCACCAGCATGGAGAAGTTGAAGCTGTAGTAGTTCACATTGTTGATGGTCTCCCTGACCAGCGGCATGGTCGAGTCCTTGCACAGATCCTCCTGCGACTGCTTGAAGGAGCCGGCTGCATACAGATCATCCGACGAGGAGTCATCGTCGTGGGGAAAGGGATTGCCGGGATTCGAATCGGTATCCTCATTTTTGTTCTCCACTGGCGGCGTGTCATCTTGAACGGGAgcagctggtggtggtggtggggcaGCCACTTTGGGCGCTTCAACGGCTGCTGGTTTTGCTGGGGCTTCCTCCGCTGGTTTAACGGGCACCTCCTCCTTTTTAACGGGCACCTCTTCAGGCTCCCCTTCATTCTTATCGGCAGCCGGCACCTCCGGCTTGGCAGAAGCATTCAGATTGGCAGCCTGAGGAGCCTCCTCCTTGGGCAGCTCAATTTTACCGGCCACCGCAGCGGGCGAAGAGGATTTAATTTCAGACGGTGGCTCCGGATCCAAAGGATCCTCCATGGAATCGTCGGGACCCTCGGCGGAGTACGGTTGCTGGACATCGCGAGTGGTGCGGAAGAGCACCGAATCGCTGATCTTGGCCATGCGCGAGTTGCGCTTGGTTCTGGAGGGGATTTGGTTGTAGATGTGCATGTTGGCCCACTCGGGGGAGCACTTGATGCGCACTCTGCGCAAAGGGAGACTCAAATTAATTGGATCTTGGGGATTACCAATGAAAAAGCCCGCTTACTTGAGCTCCTTGAGGTCCAAAACGAAAAATAGAATGGGACCGCTGATCTGCGACTTGGGCGACTCCTCCAGAATGCATTTGTTCTGATGCGAGTCCAGGTAGGGATTCAGCTGGTCAATGGTGGTCTTGTCCAGCGAGAGGCCCAGCTGTAAGTCAGGGAAAATAGTGAGATCATTGGATAAAAGGATTAGTGAATAACCTACCAAATCAGTGGGCTGCTCCTCGTCGATCGTCAGCTTGCTGAGCTGCACATCCAAATGGCCGTTGGTGTAGAAGCCAAAGGTGCTGAGTGCGATGTACTGGCGTTGGTCATTCTGTGGATGAACCGGTGGTTAGTTGGTCAGTTGGTTGCCCAGGAGGCAGTTGCTCCTCTTTTTCTACTCACCCGAACTTCCAGGTGATGCTTTCTCCCCAGAACCGCTAGCGGGGCAACGAGGAGCGCCGCCAGTGCCGCCAGCACCACTATTGATTTAACATCCCCGCCGGGAGCACGCATTTTTCCCTAGTTTTCCCCGAGTTTTCCTCTGCGTGGCACTTGAACCCCTCGATTCCTCGATTCCGCAGGAAAATTCCGCCGCGGAGCTGTGCGTTCGAAAAGCGGCAATCGATTTGCCGCGACCGCCGTCACAGTCGCTATTATTCACACCTCTCACCTTGATAAAACAGCAAAGACTTTTCCTTTTTCGCTCGGGGGGAAAATTCTCTCGTCTGGAattagaggtggagaaacacCGATAACATTAACTCAATAGTTATCGATAATTTCAAGGCCAGTGTGGCCGTAGGCTAGCAGCTAGAAAACGGCAACCGGCCCTGTGTTCGATAAAAATCCTTTGGGGAATCCCCTAATTCCGTTACATTTCAAAATCCCTTTTGAATTTATAAAGATGGGATAGTAATTTACACGAAATTcgtcatatttttattaaattaatttctttaggTACTAATTTAAGTTATTAGTGGAAATTTTGGGAATGCTCACCTTTTAAACATAAAGTTTTCTAGCcaagaaaatacaattttgagTTTTCTTCAAATGAAACTTTTAAGTTCTCGCTTGCTTTATTGATGAATATTCAAATTTCTAAAGACTAGGTGCTggagaaaaaaattcaaaatatatagcTTTTTATTTACTCCATGTAGCCCCCTTGGGAGGAGTCGGTGGCACCGAGGTTCTTCCGCGCGTATAGTCCCTGCCGCGGCTTGAACTTGCCATCGCCCAGGGTGATCCGGGCGGGCAGTTTCTTGCCCCGAAAGGTGGCCGCCTCGAAGGAGGGCGGTGGCGACACCTGCTTATCCTtctgctccttctccttctgctCCTCCGGATTGGGCATGTGCCACGCCTGCTTTGTCGTACTGCTGGCGGTGGGCGGAGCAGTCGAGGAATCGCCAGACTCATCCACCGGACGCACCTGGGTGATCTGCAGCGTGCTCCGCTGCTTCTTCTTGTAGTACATCACCTCCATGCCGAGCGTCATCATGGCCAGGATGAGTCCGAAGAGGGTGGCGATGAAGACGCCGCCCAGACTCTCCAAAGTGATGCCCTCCTGGTCCTCGGACAGCGGACAGTTGTGCAGATTCGACTGGTTCCAGTACTTGGCCTTCAGCTCCTCGAAGAACCGATCCTTCTGCAGTTCGAGGATGGCATAGCTCAGTTCGTCGCCCAAATGGCTGCCCTGCTGAACGGCCACGGCATATGGTTGCTCGGCAAACACCTCGCCCACCTCGGTGAGATTACAGTTCCTCGTGATCTCGTACTTGATCTCCGCCGAGTCATGGATAAACGCATAGTCGGCATTCTCGTGGGCATCCACATTGGCGAATCCCTCCCGGGCATCCGCCACCGGTTGCGAACTGTTGATGGCCAGCAGGATGTGTCCATATTGCTCCTTAATAGGATAATCCCAGATGCGAAACTTCTTAAAGTCCTTGCTGGCATTCAAAGCCAGCTCCTTCCACATCCGGTACAGCGTATCCTCGGCGAACTTCATATTCACGAAATACTGATGGGTATCGGAATCTCTGACCACGGTGTAGTTGATCCTCGACTGGCGGGCCAGCTGCTCCAGTGACTGAACAGGCGTCTGCATGCGTTCCACGGTGAGAAAGGCGGCCAGATTGGCGGTAAAAGTGGCCAGCATGAGGACTACGAACAGCCAGTAAGCAGCCACCAACATCCTACCCGAAATCGCCTTGGGTGCCTCGCCGCCGCCCTGTGGAGTAAACGAGGTGAGGGCAAACCAAAAGCTCTCCCGCAAAGTAAACTCCCGGCAGGCATACGGATAAGCAGCCCGATTGTTCCGCGAGCTGTACGGCGAGTACTTGTCCATGAACCAGATCATTATGGCCGTGCCCACCAGCGCCGCCACGATGCTCAGCCAGACCTCCACGCGCAGAACGGTCATGAATTTGAATAGCGAAGTCCGACGCACAGGTTTCCTAATAGCAATCGAAATGCCCGTTTGTTCGTAGTAAGGAGGTAGAAAATCTATCACCTCCTCCCTTTCCGAATACATCTTCAACGCGGCAATGGCGAAATCAGTCTCACCACGAATCAAATCACCCACCACGCCATCCCATTCGCCGCGTTCGTTCACCTCGCCCATATGCCCCACAGCGGGCGCCAGAATTTCGTACTCAAAGTTGAGCTTCTGTGAGAGTCGCACGATAAAGTCAATGCAGTAGCCCTCCCAGATGGGCGAACCACTGCGATCGCGGAGCAGCTCACCGGTTCGCTCGTTGCGACGCAAATAGCTCCACGGAATGCTCTCGGCTGTGCCGATGCGAAAGAAGCGACGCGCGGGACTGATTGTCTCGTTGAGGAGCCGCATCTCGGCCACCGACGACCAGGCGGCCAGATCCGTTTTGGCCTCGTGCTCGGAGCTCCAGTAGCCGGCCGAGATGTTCACCGCGAAGGTCAAGCCGGGCAGGGGGCTACCGGATTGATCCTGGACGCGCGGCGGCGGCGAGGCGTAGGCCAGGAAGTTGCTCCAGTGCACCATGTCCAGCCAGTTGTGGTCGTCATCGGGGAGATCATCCCCAGATAcctccgaggaggagga
This window contains:
- the LOC108063518 gene encoding protein GPR107, which encodes MRAPGGDVKSIVVLAALAALLVAPLAVLGRKHHLEVRNDQRQYIALSTFGFYTNGHLDVQLSKLTIDEEQPTDLLGLSLDKTTIDQLNPYLDSHQNKCILEESPKSQISGPILFFVLDLKELKVRIKCSPEWANMHIYNQIPSRTKRNSRMAKISDSVLFRTTRDVQQPYSAEGPDDSMEDPLDPEPPSEIKSSSPAAVAGKIELPKEEAPQAANLNASAKPEVPAADKNEGEPEEVPVKKEEVPVKPAEEAPAKPAAVEAPKVAAPPPPPAAPVQDDTPPVENKNEDTDSNPGNPFPHDDDSSSDDLYAAGSFKQSQEDLCKDSTMPLVRETINNVNYYSFNFSMLVATPRDEGLYNLYFHACPNYHSSKIMSFNVDIEENNNGNYLSAGEMPLPALYFMMSLLFFLSGLFWVFILKKSKHTVYKIHYLMAVLVFLKSLSLMFHSINYHFIEKRGEHVETWAILYYIAHLLKGAVLFITIVLIGTGWTFIKHILSDKDKKIFMIVIPLQVLANVAQIITDESDQSDAEFRTWHNIFFFVDLLCCGAILFPIVWSIRHLHEASATDGKAAINLRKLKLFRQFYIMIVCYIYFTRIIVDLLQMTVVFQYAWLDEMFREMATYVFFVLTGYKFRPVSSHPYFTVPDEDEDDDEVEVLTESGLTETVHRVKALNRNHGSGSGGITIIEGNDDERENLIAKRESSHEYD
- the Ir8a gene encoding glutamate receptor ionotropic, kainate 3, with the translated sequence MELLLMVMVHLLFLPANAEVLKLTFWIEPVQRADFDADMVVVLKELEALRLDVRIADTSLTLTRSEDGLDMQRFCEILSSVGTSAVIDLTYRHWEEGYDLVRSLGIGYVRLERLMRPFLDMFGDFMRQKRANNVAMVFMNARDTGEAMQQMLIGYPFRTIILDASQTDPGQNFLDRIRSLRPPPTYVALFARAAAMNGLFDKVQKAGLFQRPLEWHFVFLDTRDRVFKYRRQAELCTRFTLSPRAICRSMPMPDLYCGSGFTIQRAMLLNVLRSLINAAQVSPLYPSGIYQDCNATAMSSSSEVSGDDLPDDDHNWLDMVHWSNFLAYASPPPRVQDQSGSPLPGLTFAVNISAGYWSSEHEAKTDLAAWSSVAEMRLLNETISPARRFFRIGTAESIPWSYLRRNERTGELLRDRSGSPIWEGYCIDFIVRLSQKLNFEYEILAPAVGHMGEVNERGEWDGVVGDLIRGETDFAIAALKMYSEREEVIDFLPPYYEQTGISIAIRKPVRRTSLFKFMTVLRVEVWLSIVAALVGTAIMIWFMDKYSPYSSRNNRAAYPYACREFTLRESFWFALTSFTPQGGGEAPKAISGRMLVAAYWLFVVLMLATFTANLAAFLTVERMQTPVQSLEQLARQSRINYTVVRDSDTHQYFVNMKFAEDTLYRMWKELALNASKDFKKFRIWDYPIKEQYGHILLAINSSQPVADAREGFANVDAHENADYAFIHDSAEIKYEITRNCNLTEVGEVFAEQPYAVAVQQGSHLGDELSYAILELQKDRFFEELKAKYWNQSNLHNCPLSEDQEGITLESLGGVFIATLFGLILAMMTLGMEVMYYKKKQRSTLQITQVRPVDESGDSSTAPPTASSTTKQAWHMPNPEEQKEKEQKDKQVSPPPSFEAATFRGKKLPARITLGDGKFKPRQGLYARKNLGATDSSQGGYME